A section of the bacterium genome encodes:
- a CDS encoding LysM peptidoglycan-binding domain-containing protein — translation MKVNGNVITVLALIFVLLLALSSPVFSQDARKIKTGEYKVQLAEWQKREAVATAKIDSLNKVIEDLNNQIAGVETEIDNEWNSVYTLVGTDKAGYEAYKTDLESIDSEIDGLASLSPEELFRSRDKVDAIEAKIAEAKGSKIGLLTEMETKLADLDGKLAALKAKIPENIYDKYTVVNGDYLWKIAKKDDIYGNAYQWIRIYTVNKDQIKNPDLIYPEQIFNIARGVGRDEHLVVKGEYLSKIAGCAKVFNDPTKWTKIYEANKDIIGDANLIYPYQVLTIPKGE, via the coding sequence ATGAAAGTAAATGGTAATGTTATTACTGTTCTCGCGTTGATTTTTGTTCTGCTTCTCGCACTCAGCTCACCTGTTTTCAGTCAGGATGCAAGAAAAATCAAGACCGGTGAGTACAAAGTTCAATTAGCTGAGTGGCAGAAGAGAGAAGCAGTGGCAACCGCGAAAATTGATTCCCTCAACAAAGTAATTGAAGACTTGAACAATCAGATTGCAGGCGTTGAGACCGAGATTGACAATGAATGGAATTCTGTTTATACTTTGGTCGGCACGGATAAGGCTGGTTACGAAGCATACAAAACAGATCTGGAAAGTATAGACAGTGAAATTGACGGTCTTGCTTCCCTTTCACCTGAAGAGTTATTCAGAAGCAGAGACAAGGTTGATGCCATTGAAGCAAAGATTGCAGAAGCAAAGGGCAGCAAAATTGGGCTCTTAACAGAGATGGAAACAAAACTTGCTGATCTTGACGGCAAACTCGCAGCTTTAAAGGCAAAGATTCCCGAAAACATTTATGATAAATACACTGTTGTAAATGGCGACTATCTCTGGAAGATTGCCAAAAAAGATGATATCTACGGCAATGCTTACCAGTGGATAAGAATTTACACGGTTAACAAAGATCAGATTAAAAATCCCGATCTTATTTACCCGGAGCAGATTTTTAATATTGCCCGCGGTGTCGGAAGAGATGAACACCTTGTTGTAAAGGGTGAGTATTTGTCAAAGATTGCCGGATGTGCTAAAGTATTTAATGATCCGACAAAATGGACAAAGATCTATGAGGCCAATAAAGACATCATTGGTGATGCCAATCTGATTTATCCTTATCAGGTATTGACAATTCCAAAGGGTGAATAA
- a CDS encoding PhoH family protein yields MKKEIVPLQNVELVKLFGAHDEFLLIIEEAFPDARIVARGDKVSIQAGPEDIAALKRVFKEMIYLASRNQAIDRNDVLTVLNIAGQEGVDAPEESGMENIPVIFYGKKGVIRPKTSGQRIYFSAMLNNDIVFAEGPAGTGKTYLAVATALQKLKNQEIARIILCRPAIEAGESLGYLPGDLMDKVDPYLRPLTDALFDMLSSEKINKYLDQKIIEIIPLAYMRGRTLNNAFVILDEAQNTSPMQMKMFLTRLAANSQAVVTGDTTQIDLPVKTVSGLVQIQEILQGIEGIKFVSLKKEDVVRHRLVKEIIKAYEDYNGQNKGEEPSS; encoded by the coding sequence ATGAAAAAGGAAATAGTTCCTCTTCAGAATGTAGAACTTGTAAAACTGTTTGGTGCACATGATGAATTCCTTCTTATTATTGAAGAGGCATTCCCTGATGCCCGGATTGTTGCAAGAGGGGATAAAGTCTCAATACAGGCCGGCCCAGAAGATATAGCTGCTCTTAAAAGAGTCTTTAAGGAGATGATTTATCTTGCGAGCAGAAACCAGGCGATTGACAGAAATGATGTATTGACTGTCCTGAATATTGCCGGACAGGAAGGCGTGGATGCGCCTGAAGAATCCGGCATGGAAAATATTCCGGTTATTTTTTACGGGAAAAAAGGAGTGATACGTCCGAAAACTTCAGGGCAGCGAATATACTTTTCAGCGATGCTGAATAATGATATTGTTTTTGCAGAGGGACCTGCAGGAACAGGCAAGACCTATCTTGCAGTTGCAACTGCGCTTCAAAAGCTTAAAAATCAGGAGATTGCACGTATAATATTGTGCAGGCCTGCCATTGAAGCTGGAGAAAGCCTGGGGTATCTGCCCGGTGATTTAATGGATAAAGTTGATCCGTATCTCAGGCCGCTTACAGATGCTCTTTTTGATATGCTTTCTTCGGAAAAAATAAACAAATATCTTGATCAGAAAATAATTGAGATAATCCCTCTCGCGTACATGAGGGGCAGGACACTTAATAACGCTTTTGTTATTCTTGATGAGGCGCAGAATACATCACCTATGCAGATGAAGATGTTTTTAACCCGGCTTGCTGCAAATTCCCAGGCTGTTGTTACCGGCGATACAACGCAGATTGACCTGCCTGTAAAAACCGTATCAGGGCTTGTACAGATTCAGGAAATTCTGCAGGGAATTGAAGGCATAAAATTTGTATCTTTGAAAAAAGAGGATGTTGTCCGTCATCGTCTTGTTAAAGAGATTATTAAAGCATACGAGGATTATAACGGGCAGAACAAAGGGGAGGAGCCTTCTTCATGA